AAGCTTTGATGTCCCAGGAGGTGTAAATCAGCTCGTGTATTTTTGCAATAATCGATATTGAGTTATCTAGAATATCTATCGAAATAACTGGGAATTGTTTGACATAAAAATAGGTCATCGATGTTCCACCAATTTTCTGACGCACAAAATAGTCGAAAATCAAACTATTTAATTGGCTTTGCAAATAAGCCAATTTTTTAATTCCATTATTCAAAAAAAATAATGGTGCCTTATGATTAACACCTGATTTAGGCAATGTTGAACAAACAAAAGATCTTTCATTTGTATTATTAGTTACATCCCTAAATCCCACAAACCAATTATTACGATCTAAGTAACCTACATTATCAGAAGAAATCCAGTACCAGGGAATAATAGTTACTTCACATTCATCCTTTATAGAACTTGTTAATCTTCGGGTTTTATTTCGGTCTTTAGCATATAAATAATCATTACACCAATGATCATCATGCCAAAAGAATTTTCCCTCATACAGCGGCAGCCAAACCTCCTCCCCCTTCACAAAACGGTTCCCCATCAGTGTAAAACCCGCGCTGCGCATTTGGGCTTCGGTGCGAAACAGGCCGGAGTCGTTGCTCATGTGAAACATCGTTGAGAAACTGATACCCCAGGGATTCTGCCCCTTTTCCTCATTCACCAGTACCGGTACCCGACTGTAGATTTTCGCGGTCAGCTCGGCATCCTGACGGGTGCGGAAAATCGGGGTTGTTTTGGTGTTGGGGTTGATGTTCAGAAAATCTTCACGGCTCAAACCAAAAACCCGACGCGCATCCTGCAGATCAAGCACATCGTGCAGGAAAAACCCGAACTGCATCCGCCGTTCCGCCACTGCAGTACCAATGGTAAGGAGGGAAAATTTGTACCGGCTATCAACCGCTTCAAAAATTTTCTTCCGGTTTTCAAAATCAAACAGCGACTCAAGGCGACCGCTTTCCACCAGGTCAGCGAAGAAAAACTTGTTGGTGTCGTCGGTTGCAATGCCGGTCGGCACCACAAATCCGCCGCGGCCTTCCGCGCTGAGGGCATCCTTCACAAGTTCCGAAAAAATACTGTAGGTGTTGATGTCGCCTCTTCCCGTGAGCGGGTAGCGTCCGCTGTCACGAATGAAGCGCGAGGCCGATTCACCCTCATGCAGCGCTGCCCGGTAGGCTTCCCACAAGGCAGGCTTGGTCTGCGGCAGGCGCGCAATCAGCTTCTTCCGGGCCGCAGCATTCGGGGCGTTGGCAATTTCATCATCAAGCGGTCCAAAAAATTCCTTTTCCTGCAGCTTGATGCGCTCCCAGGGCGGATTGGTCAGAATCACATCAAAGCCACCGCGCTGCGCGATGTCCGGAAATTCGAGCGGCCAGTGGAAGAAGTGCTGTTCCCCGGCAAGGCCCTCGGCACGGGCTGTTTTCAGGTTTTGTGCCCGCCGCGGCTCGCTCAGGTGCAGCGCAAGATCGGCGCTCGTTACGCAGTCCTCCGGCTTGCTGCCCTTGGGGTAGGACTGATAAAAAGCATAGGTGAACAGATCGCAGGCCTGCCGCTTGTGCCGGAGACCGGGGTCGAGCTGCAGCTTTTCGAGGGTGCGCTGCTTGGCGAAATAATCCTCCACTCGCTCCACCGCAGCCGCGTTCAGGGCTTCATAACGGTCGGCCAGCTCCTGCTGACCCTGCCCCCAGCTCCCCTGCTGCTGAAACACATCGAGCTGTTTTGCTTTCAAAAAGTCGCGGTTGATCTTCTTCGCCGCATTCACCACAGTCTTGTCGTCGCCGCTTGCTGCCTTAAAAGCCTCGTTGGGGATGAGTCCGGCAAGCCGGTCGAGGCGGTCAACGCCAATCAGGGAATCGCCCTGCTTGATTTTATGCTCCAGGAAAGTGAGCGGTTTGCCGCTGTTGTGCCCGACCAGCCAAAGGCTGATGCGGCAGAGCTCCACGGCAGCGGGGTTTTTATCCACCCCGTACAAACAGTGCTGAATCACATCACGCAGGGCCTGCTGCACCCAGTGCTCACCCGGATTTTCCTCACCAGCCCGTACCTTCGCCAGTTCAAAAGCCAGCACCCGTGCAGCGGCAATCAGGAAGTGACCGGAGCCGGATGAGGTATCGGCGACCTTGATGCTAAGCAGGGCCTGCGCCTGCACCGCAGCCCCTTTCGCCCCGTGCAGCCGTTCCCGAATCACCGGCATCAGGGTCGTTTTGATGAGCTGTGCCACGAGATCGTGCCGGGTGTAGTAAGAGCCGGTGAGCTTTTGTTCCGAGCCTTCCGTGAAAGCAAAAACGGGCGTAGCCGTGTTGGTTTTAAAATAAGGATGCAGCTCAAGCAGGGCTTCATACACCGAGCCGAACTCTTCCACATCCAGATCGCGGTAGTTCACCCGCACGAGGGCACCGGCCTCATTCCGGAAGGAGGTGAGCTTGCCGAGAATCTGAAGGGTGTGTTTATTGGAAAGCCGGAGGCGGTACAGGTTTACCTCGTCTTCAAGGCCCTGTTCTGCAAACAGGCTGCCGCCCAGCGGCTGAATGCCAATCTGTTCGCCTGCGCGCGTAGGCTCAAACAAACGGAATGACGTAAGCAGACTCTGCCAGAGGTCGGTTTTCAGCGGATCGATCCAGGCAGCAGAAACGGCAAGGCCGCGCAGCCGCTCCAGGCTGTAGAAATCGCGGTAGATCTGCTTGTACTGCAGCCCGGCTTCGTAGCCTTCCTCCCCGGCTTTTTTCTGCGGAAATACAAGGTCGCGTTCCTCAATGGTAGCCAGAAAAATGATGCGGTATATGGTGCGCAGCAGCAGCCGGTAAAAACGGACGGGGTCGGCCTGCTCCTCGCGTATCGCCTGCGCGAAAGCCGTGTTGGCAGGGTGCGCAATCAGCCCGTTGGCCAGCACCTCCATCGCTTCCTTCACGGCAATGCGCAGCTTCGCACGGATGCGGCTGCCGGCATCAAGGGAATCCTGATGATAGCCCTCAAACAGGCAGGTTTCGGCCTTCTCCCGGCTTTGCGGCATGCGGGAAGCGTGCAGCACCCGGAACAGCAGGGCGAATTCGTGATACAGTTCTTCCTCCATCATTTTTTCGAGGTCGAACTCCAGATAAGCAAGGCGCGCAAGCCGGGCCGAATTGCGCAGCAGGCGCAGGCTGCGCCCGTTGCTCACCAGTCCGTACAGATGATCGCTATTGTTGAGGTACTCCTGCAGGAGGGCGTGCGGCGACATGCTCAGGCGACCGCCTGCGGGTTTACGGTCCAGCTCATCCTTAAAACTCATAATGAGCACCGGAAAGCGGTCGAGCCGGTTCTCCCGGTGCGAAACCGCATACGTTTTGCCGGCAACGCTCTCCGCGGTACTGCTCTCTGCCTGATAGCCGAGGTTGAGCAAAAAAGGCAGCATCCAGGTTGTGCGCGTTTGGGCAGTGCCGTACTCGCTTTCTGACAGCTTCTCCATTTTGGCGCTAAAAATCTGCCACTGCAGCCGGGCATCCTGCCAGGCCTGCCCAATCTGATCGCGCAGCGAATCATTTTTCCCAAACCCGAAATCAGCCGCCTGCTGCCCCGTAAGCTGCTGTTCCTGCCGGATTTTATCCAGCATCTCCAGCGAAATAATGTTGCCCTGTATGGTGATAGAAGTAAAAGTCATGTCAGAGACCCTGATAAATAATGCAGTATAATAAAAGCCTGCAAAAAAAGGGTCATTGAACCCCAAACTTCCTCATTAATCCGGCATTCTTTTTTGTGAGGAAAAATTCCGAGAGCATCACTGTCAGCAGTGCTGATTCCCGGCATCCCAAATCGGTCTCAAAGCACCTTGCTTTTTTTTGATCAGTATGTCAGTTAAGGCAGTATGTCAGGGATTCAATTTTGAGCCATGACATTGTTTTTGCTTGGGATACAAACTCCCCTCTTGAGAGAGGTGCCCCCCATTTTCAGTGTGTCACAGCACAGTATGTCAGTGTGTCAATTTTGAGCCATAATATTGTTTTTGCTTGGGATACAAACTCCCCTCTTGAGAGGGGTGGCCCCCATTTTCAGTGTGTCACAGCACAGTATGTCAGTGTGTCAATTTTGAGCCATAATATTGTTTTTGCTTGGGATACAAACTCCCCTCTTGAGAGGGGTGGCCCCGGTAGAAGCGTGTGAAGGGCCATTTAGCTCGAACAGCCTCCAACTCCATTCAACGCCCCGATGTTGAGGGGCCGGGGTGTGGAGAAGCCGGTCGCAGGCAAGAAACCAAATTACAGGCTCTTGGGCAATTTGTGGGACAGCCTACGGGCAGCGAACCTATTATCAACCGCGATCGCCCGCATCGCATAGACGGGTCGAATCGAGACGCGATGAATAGCGTCTCTGCAATGCCGGGTGTCAGATCAAGTTTTTAACCCCGCGAGAGGGTTCGAAAAAGATACATCCACAGTAATATGGCGCCTACAAAAAATGGTGTGAGGCGGGGGAATCGAACCCCCGGCGCCCTATTGGGTGCAAAAATGCTTCGGAACAGCTACCCCATCTCCCGCCTGGATTGGAAAAACCACCATGGTTGCCTCACAAGAACACCATTCCGCACCAAACACCTTTAAGTATGCTTGTAATTGTCATAATTAGCTCCTGGATTAGCGTGAAAGTTAAGTTTAACGTTTCAGCGACCATGATAGCTGACTTTTTCAATCCAAGCGAGATGTCAAGGCTGATCTCCACATTTGCATTGATCACCAATTTCAAAAAAACAAAAAGCTTCCGATAATGCCGAAAGCAAGACGTCTGAAGATACGAAAAAATGGGGCCTCCTAAAATTACCCGAATATTATCGGGATGATGCGCACGTCAGAGACCTACTTCGGTGCATTTTCAGACAGCCGTTTGCACAGGGCGTACCTACGGCACGCGATATTTTTGGATAATGACGATTTTCTACCCACATGCTGCCCCTACAGGGCAGTCGGGTTTTCCGCATTGGTCATCCGCGTAGAGACGCAAAATCTCGCGTCTCTACAGTGCCGGGTGCCAGAACCAATTTGAGACCCACCACGGGATGCATTCCGCACAAATCCCGCAAAATCCCTAAAATCCGCGTTCTATCATCGCGTACCCTGACGTTGCCCTGTGTGGCGTCAGGAGCCGAGCTCCCGCATCCGGGCTATCACATCCCGCCACAGACAAATAAGATAAGACACCCTACATACGCAGTAACAACAATTAACCACGAAACCGTCATCCCGGAAACGCTCAAACCAAAGCAAATAATCACCTCAAAACACACTGGCGTTATCCGGGATCTACCAACTTCGGCCTGCGACCTTCCCTGTAGCCCACCACCAAAACGCTGCACGAGACTTTGCAGAACCGACATCGCAGCCGGAAATTCATATTGCGGCATTTCCCGCTTGGCAGATCCCGGATAATGCTGCTTTACGTTTCGTGCAGGTTACCAATCCCCACGCCGCAGCATTTCCGGGATGACGGTCTCAGGACAAGGGAAAATAATAAGCCTCGAAGCCTAACAAACCCTTCAAGAGTTCAAAACCCTTGAAGGGTTTTCGCGCTGATTCCGGGTAATGGTTCTTATCACCAAAGCGAATAGGCTTCGTGCTGTTTGTGCAATACCCGCTTTATTTCCAGCAGTAAACAACTCTTATCCCGCTTGTTTACATGGATTTGGGCACCGGCAGCAGCACATACAGCCCCATGATGTCGGGCGGCAATACGGGGGTGACCTTTTCATAGCGCCTGCCGCCGACGAGATTCCGGAAACGTCCGTGCGCTTCTACAAGACGCTCCGCGCGCTCGGTCGCCAACTCACTCAGCTGCGCATTGAGCGACCTGAGCTGTATGAGGGCACGCTCAATATCCTGCTTCTGCCGCTCGGCAGAGAGCGACTGCGCGCTTTGGGTGGTGGCAAGCAGTTCGCGGGCACTTTCAAAGCCAAGATAGGTTCGGTCGTTTTCAGGGCCGCTGAATCCCCACAAGTACATTTCCTCCGAAACCACCTGATTGGCCGTATTAAGCTCACGAATCACGTTGCGCACACGGAACATCACCAGCACAGTAAGGCGCTGCACCGCATTGGTCATAATGGCTGAAACCCGCGCAACCGGCTCAAAGCGGTCGCTGCCATCAAAGGCGAGGGCCAGCATAAACTGACAGAGCTGCTCAACAAAGGCGTGGTTCCGCCCGATATAGCGAAACCCCTTTGGGGTAGGCGACTCGAACGAAATGCGGGCCCGGTCCTGTCCCGGGAAGTGGCCTCGCAGATGGTCCGGCAGATTGATGAGGGAGACCATCCAGCCGGTGCCAATCCGGCTGATTTCCGCGCCAAGCAGGGGCAGGCTGCCTGTCACGAAGCGTTCGACCGCGCTTACATCCCCGATGGCTTCATCAATTTCGTTAAGGTTGTGCTGAATATCGTCTTTACTGACATTTTCGTGGGCAAAAATGGATCGCAGCTTCTCGCCCCGCTTGCGTGCTTTTTCGATCTCTGCACTGAAGTACTCCTCCTCAAAAAGCGAAAGCTGAGGCGCGTCCTCGTCAGACTGCCCCAACAGGATTTTCGTGAACACGGTATCCATTACCGATTCGGCCTCATCACCAAAGTTTATGGTGACTCCGATGGACTGATGAATGTTGTGCACCTTCCGAATGAGGACTTTCATCACGTTGGCGTCAATTTCATTGTCTTGGCCGTGGAGGATGTAGGCCTTCACCTCATTTTGGGCGGCGCCGGGCACGCCGGTTTGCCCGAAGCGGTCCACGCGCCCGTCCCGCTGTTCGAGGCGGTTGGGGTTCCAGGGCAGGTCGTAGTGCAGCACGGCGGTGAAGTGCTCCTGCAGGTTGATGCCCTCACTGAGGCAGTCGGTTGCAACGAGCACCCGGCTGGAAGAGCGGCCCAGCAGTTCGACCTGCTCGCGGCGCTGCTCATCGGCCAGCTCAGAGGTGATTACCATAATTTCGGTTTTGGCAGGCAGCAGCGCTTTGAGGTGCTCTCCCACATATTTGGCCGTCGGGATGTATTTGCAGAACACAATCGGCTGATGCCCCTCACGCAGCCACTCCTTAAGCTGTGCCGCAGCACGCTTCAACTTGGCGTCTTTTTCCGGGCCGTACAGGCCCTGCATGAGTTTGCTGAGCTCTCGCAGCCGCCTGATTTCACCGGATCCCAACCCGGCATTATCGAGCAGCTCGGCCTGCGTGAAATCGGAATCCAGTTCATCCGATTTAAGCACGGGATTGGGCAGGCTTGCCGCTTCATCGAGTTCTTCTTTGGCAAGCTCGCGCTGCTGCCTGTTTTGCAGCATTTCAAAACCGGCAGCCGGACTCGACATCACCCCGCGCAACAGGGCAAGAGCGGCCCACAGCCGCATGCGCCCCCGTGCACTGCCGGGTTGCGCAGCAAGTGAGATGCCCCGCGCAAAAGCTTTTATGGTCTTGTAGGCGCGCTTATAGTCGGCGTGGAGGTTGTAAGGGATTTCGCGAATTTCACGTTCGGGAAACAGGCCTGGTTCGTTTAGCCAGCGGATGATGTTAGGGCGTTTGCGCTGAATGAAGTAATCTGCAAGCTGCCGGCGCTGCTGCGCTGTAATGTGGTCGAAGTCGAGGTGTTTTAATGCGGGATTAAGCAGCCCGAGCAGAGACTTGAACTCTTCATCTTTGCCCGAATGCGGGGTTGCCGTGAGCATAAGCAGATGCCTGTCGGGCACCTGTGCGATGTGATGCAGCAGCGCGTGCCGTAGCTGCTGTTTAACATTTTTGGCGCCGGCAGGCAGGGCGCAGGTATGGGCTTCATCCACAATCACCAGCTTAGGGCAATCCTGAAGGAAGAGCGCCCGGCGGCGGTCCGATTTGAGGTAGTCGATGGAGATGACCTGATACGGCAGGTGGAAGAACACGGAGCGGTCGTCGGGCAGGCGGCGGTCAAGGGAGGCGGCTGTACTCGAACGGATGATTTCAGCCTGAATGTCGAGTTTGTCGCGCAGCTCAGCCTGCCACTGCTCGCACAAATGCGGCGGGCAAATGACTGCGAAGTTCCGGATTTCGCCCCGCTCCAGCAGTTCTTTAAGGATAAGCAGGGCTTCGATGGTTTTCCCGATGCCCACATCGTCGGCAATCATCAGCCGGGTGACTTCCTGCTTTAGCGCCATAACCAGCGGCACGACCTGATACGCCCGCGGCCGGAACGAGATTTTGCCCATACAACGAAAGGGGCCGCTCGCATGGCGGAACGACAGCCGGGCAGCGTCGTAGAGCAGCCGCGCTGTGCGGAACGCGCCCAGCTGTGCGGGTTCCGGCTCCGGGAAGCTGTCGGACACGATATCCTCACCTTCAAACCGCAGCTTACGGTGTACCCCCGTAATTTCCTGATCGGACCCTCCCAGCGGTTTAAGCAGAATGATATCGGGATGGGGTGAGGGCAGCACAATCCAGCGACGATCGCGGTAGCGCACGAGCTCGCCGGGTGAGTGCTGAGCAGCAGGAGCTGAAACAGGAACAGGGGTCATAGTTTTCGAAAAATATCTTTGCGTCGGGAAATAAGTTGTTCAATAGAAGCGGTAATGTCCTCACCGGAGCGTTCGTTAAAAAACCAGGTAATAACATCAAGACCGCTGTCGCGCATAAGGTTGCGTTTGTGTTCGTCCTCTTTCTGCTGCCTGTCATTGGCATGTATACTACCATCGCAAAAGAGAAAAGCCTTTTGCTTGCCCTGCGGGTCATAAAACACAAAATCGGCATTGATGAAAAAACTGCTAAGATTCTCCTGTGCGGTATTGGGCAGCACATATCGGTTTTTATAAAGATAGTGAATGAGCGGTGCTTCAGTGGCAGAGGTATAATCGATGTTTTTCAGCAGCCACTGATACTGCTCCTCGTAGCTGCGGTTTTGGATAAAGCGCTCCAGCACACTATCCATGAGGCGCTCGAGCGGCTCCTTCACTTTGGTCCGGTCGAGACTGTCGTGATACGGCTGATTGTAGTAGGAAAGCAAATCGCTGTAGGAAGCCTTAAGCAGATTCTCACCGTCTTCGGTACGGGTTTCCGGATCGTAATGAAGAATGCGGTAGGCTTCGGTGTAGACCTGCTTCATTTTAGCGTCTTCGCTAATCATTTGCGACAAGATACCAAGACTGCCTTCAGCAGCCTCATACAGCATGATGTTGGGCGCTTCCGGGCTTCCGAGAATCCAGACGCCGATTTCACTTTCTTCCACCTGAAACACGGTTTCAACACCGCGTTTGAGCGCATAAGCTAGGGTGATGACCTGATCGGGTTCCAGGCCCAGCTCTTTCACGGGCTGCAGGTAGAGCGTATCGGCTGTATCGCGGGCGAAAATCCGCACCTCGCGCAGATACTTTTTCTTTTCGGGATCATCCCGGTCTGATTGACGCAACCATACGCCGGTTTCTTCATGAATAAGAAAACTATCCTCAGCCTGTGACCTCCTCCAGCGGTGATTAACCTGCACGAGCTGCGTAGCAGGGCAGTAAATGGCGCGCAGCAGCGGCTCACCTGCTACTTTAAT
This genomic stretch from Cyclonatronum proteinivorum harbors:
- a CDS encoding Eco57I restriction-modification methylase domain-containing protein; the protein is MTFTSITIQGNIISLEMLDKIRQEQQLTGQQAADFGFGKNDSLRDQIGQAWQDARLQWQIFSAKMEKLSESEYGTAQTRTTWMLPFLLNLGYQAESSTAESVAGKTYAVSHRENRLDRFPVLIMSFKDELDRKPAGGRLSMSPHALLQEYLNNSDHLYGLVSNGRSLRLLRNSARLARLAYLEFDLEKMMEEELYHEFALLFRVLHASRMPQSREKAETCLFEGYHQDSLDAGSRIRAKLRIAVKEAMEVLANGLIAHPANTAFAQAIREEQADPVRFYRLLLRTIYRIIFLATIEERDLVFPQKKAGEEGYEAGLQYKQIYRDFYSLERLRGLAVSAAWIDPLKTDLWQSLLTSFRLFEPTRAGEQIGIQPLGGSLFAEQGLEDEVNLYRLRLSNKHTLQILGKLTSFRNEAGALVRVNYRDLDVEEFGSVYEALLELHPYFKTNTATPVFAFTEGSEQKLTGSYYTRHDLVAQLIKTTLMPVIRERLHGAKGAAVQAQALLSIKVADTSSGSGHFLIAAARVLAFELAKVRAGEENPGEHWVQQALRDVIQHCLYGVDKNPAAVELCRISLWLVGHNSGKPLTFLEHKIKQGDSLIGVDRLDRLAGLIPNEAFKAASGDDKTVVNAAKKINRDFLKAKQLDVFQQQGSWGQGQQELADRYEALNAAAVERVEDYFAKQRTLEKLQLDPGLRHKRQACDLFTYAFYQSYPKGSKPEDCVTSADLALHLSEPRRAQNLKTARAEGLAGEQHFFHWPLEFPDIAQRGGFDVILTNPPWERIKLQEKEFFGPLDDEIANAPNAAARKKLIARLPQTKPALWEAYRAALHEGESASRFIRDSGRYPLTGRGDINTYSIFSELVKDALSAEGRGGFVVPTGIATDDTNKFFFADLVESGRLESLFDFENRKKIFEAVDSRYKFSLLTIGTAVAERRMQFGFFLHDVLDLQDARRVFGLSREDFLNINPNTKTTPIFRTRQDAELTAKIYSRVPVLVNEEKGQNPWGISFSTMFHMSNDSGLFRTEAQMRSAGFTLMGNRFVKGEEVWLPLYEGKFFWHDDHWCNDYLYAKDRNKTRRLTSSIKDECEVTIIPWYWISSDNVGYLDRNNWFVGFRDVTNNTNERSFVCSTLPKSGVNHKAPLFFLNNGIKKLAYLQSQLNSLIFDYFVRQKIGGTSMTYFYVKQFPVISIDILDNSISIIAKIHELIYTSWDIKAFADDLWREADEGLREAIRQQWEDNARETGGHPWEIPDWYTAYPEIVWVPEPEYHKANGDMREGCPLPPFKWDEERRARLRAELDAHFALLYGLERDELRYILDPQDVHGSDFPGVTFRVLKDKELRKHGEYRTRRLILEAYDRLRPAWDMEAHLAKMQEVWEKYQVDLTKKKKKPKAKAKVKAKAKAKAKAKAKAKAKAKAEAEGVSEPNQVNAPGAAYGQDKDEAPEQGFSIKRVSRKNLPPSATNQGDLF
- a CDS encoding helicase-related protein, with amino-acid sequence MTPVPVSAPAAQHSPGELVRYRDRRWIVLPSPHPDIILLKPLGGSDQEITGVHRKLRFEGEDIVSDSFPEPEPAQLGAFRTARLLYDAARLSFRHASGPFRCMGKISFRPRAYQVVPLVMALKQEVTRLMIADDVGIGKTIEALLILKELLERGEIRNFAVICPPHLCEQWQAELRDKLDIQAEIIRSSTAASLDRRLPDDRSVFFHLPYQVISIDYLKSDRRRALFLQDCPKLVIVDEAHTCALPAGAKNVKQQLRHALLHHIAQVPDRHLLMLTATPHSGKDEEFKSLLGLLNPALKHLDFDHITAQQRRQLADYFIQRKRPNIIRWLNEPGLFPEREIREIPYNLHADYKRAYKTIKAFARGISLAAQPGSARGRMRLWAALALLRGVMSSPAAGFEMLQNRQQRELAKEELDEAASLPNPVLKSDELDSDFTQAELLDNAGLGSGEIRRLRELSKLMQGLYGPEKDAKLKRAAAQLKEWLREGHQPIVFCKYIPTAKYVGEHLKALLPAKTEIMVITSELADEQRREQVELLGRSSSRVLVATDCLSEGINLQEHFTAVLHYDLPWNPNRLEQRDGRVDRFGQTGVPGAAQNEVKAYILHGQDNEIDANVMKVLIRKVHNIHQSIGVTINFGDEAESVMDTVFTKILLGQSDEDAPQLSLFEEEYFSAEIEKARKRGEKLRSIFAHENVSKDDIQHNLNEIDEAIGDVSAVERFVTGSLPLLGAEISRIGTGWMVSLINLPDHLRGHFPGQDRARISFESPTPKGFRYIGRNHAFVEQLCQFMLALAFDGSDRFEPVARVSAIMTNAVQRLTVLVMFRVRNVIRELNTANQVVSEEMYLWGFSGPENDRTYLGFESARELLATTQSAQSLSAERQKQDIERALIQLRSLNAQLSELATERAERLVEAHGRFRNLVGGRRYEKVTPVLPPDIMGLYVLLPVPKSM